Genomic segment of Pseudomonas sp. CCI4.2:
CGTTACCGACGGTCTTGCCATTTACAACTTTCTGTTCATAGATCACATCAAACTCATCACCTTGGCGAATATCTTGGGCGAAGTCGATGTCGTAGCCAAAAACGCTGGCCATGTCCATGGTCATGCTATGGGATAAGCCGGCGCGTTGAGCGGAAAGGGACAGAGAGCTGTTGATGACGCCGTGCGCATAGGCTGTGCGTACAGTGGGTTTGGTAATTTCGCGACTGAATGAATAGCCTTTATCGGTCTTGGCCAGGCTGATGCTTTCTAGGTCACTGACCTTGCTGTGCAGTTGTTCGAGCTGGCCGTCCGGGCTCAATTCAAATTGCAATATTTGGCCGCGCTTCAGTTGGCTGAATTGCTTGGCTTGTTTGTCGCTGGCCAGTACTTCATGCACCGCGCCAGCAGGGAGCCCGACCCTTTCGAAAAGCGTCGATAGAGTGTCGCCCTTGGAGACGATAACTTCTTTGTGACCTGGATTCTTGGCGACGGAGAGGCGAGTGGTTTGCGCCGCTTCAGCATTTTCTTGAGGGTCGTTGGCGCTGTTTTCTATCTGGGCGAATGGTGACGCGCTAGGTTCAGGTGTGGCTTGGAGCGGATCTTGAGCGTCTTGTTGTTCTGTCAGTTGGTCTGCAGACGTTTCGAGGTCGTGGTTTCGTGTGGTTTTTTTGGCTTCAACGTCGCTTGACGGGAAGACCAGAAGCGCCAAGCTAAGCAGTGCGGCGATACCGCTGGCAGCAAGCAGGTGGCTCTTCGGATAAAGCGGGGGCGCTTTAGGCGTTGTATTAATCATAGGTAATTTTGACTTTGAAAAGATGAATTGGAAAAGATGAATGACATGATGAAGATGAAATAACTGTATAAAATATAACCAAATCGTATCCGAAGCAACCCTGCGAATGTATCAATGCCCTATTCGTCAACCTTCGCTGGGCAAAACTTGTAATTGAACACTGATCTTGTATGGTTGGTGCCCATTTGAAATGAGCCATAACGGGGCTGTCATGAAATCGGTTGAAGAGCAGCTAGCGCTGATCAAGCGCGGTGCAGATGAACTCCTGGTCGAGTCAGAACTGGTCGAAAAGCTTAAGCGTGGTCAGCCACTGCGAATCAAGGCAGGGTTCGATCCTACGGCACCTGATCTGCACTTGGGTCATACCGTGCTTATTAATAAGCTGCGCCAGTTTCAGGAGTTGGGTCATCAGGTTATTTTCCTGATTGGTGACTTCACCGGGATGATTGGCGATCCGAGCGGCAAAAGCGCAACGCGTCCTCCGCTGACGCGGGAGCAAGTGTTGTCCAACGCTGAGACCTATAAAACCCAAGTCTTCAAAATTCTTGATCCGGCAAAGACCGAGGTGGCATTTAACTCCACCTGGATGGATCAAATGAGTTCTGCCGATTTCATCCGCCTATCTTCCCAGTACACCGTGGCGCGGATGCTTGAGCGGGATGACTTCCATAAGCGTTATTCGACTAATCAGCCCATTGCTATCCATGAGTTCATGTATCCGCTGGTGCAGGGGTATGACTCCGTAGCGTTGCGTGCCGATGTCGAGCTGGGCGGTACCGATCAGAAATTCAATCTGCTGATGGGGCGCGAGCTGCAGCGCGCCTACGGTCAAGAAGCGCAATGCATTCTGACCATGCCTTTATTGGAAGGGCTGGACGGCGTGAAGAAGATGTCCAAGTCCCTGGGTAACTATGTTGGGATCCAAGAAGCGCCGGGCATCATGTATAGCAAGCTGGTCTCCATTCCTGATGCGCTGATGTGGCGCTACTTTGAATTGTTGAGCTTCCTTTCTATGGAAGAGATCAATGGCTTTAAGGCGGACGTTGAAGCAGGCTCCAATCCTCGCGACATTAAAATCAAGCTGGCCGAAGAGATCGTTGCGCGTTTCCATGGAGAGGAGGCGGCCGCCTCTGCTCATCGCTCCGCGGGTAACCGCATGAAGGACGGAGAGCTTCCTAATGACTTGCCCGCGATCGGCATCGCCGGTTCGGAAGACATGCCCATTGCTGCTGTTCTTAATAAGGCAGGGTTAGTCAAGAACTCGGCAGTCGCGCGGGATCTTCTGGCTTCTGGCGGGGTGCGTATAGATGGTGAGGTTGTGGATCGCGGGTTCGTCTTCAAACTGGGTGCGACCCACGTTTGTCAGGCAGGGAAGAAGTCTTTCGGGCGAATTACGCTTAATTTGGAATAAGCTGCGATTAAGTCTTGACGTAACTTTTCCTGGGCCTATAATTCGCACCTCTTCCGGAGCAGATGAAACGGAAACTCCTTGGTAATCAATGAGTTAGCCAGATTTGTCAGCGAGGAAGAGGCTTCGGTCGCGGTGATCGGAAGCGGTGAAAAAAGGCAGTTGACAGCGAGTTGAAACGCTGTAGAATTCGCCTCCCGCTGACGAGAGACGCGAAGTTGATCGAAGCGCAAGTGGTTGAAGTTGCAAAGGAAACTTTGAAACGTGTTTGAAATAACCGCTTGACAGTAACTGGCGCTGCTGTAGAATGCGCGCCTCGGTTGAGACGAAAGAATCAACCCACCGCTCTTTAACAATTGAATCAAGCAATTCGTGTGGGTGCTTGTGCCGTAAGACTGAAGTCAACTGATTATCAGCAGTCACCAGTTACTCCGCGAGAAATCAAAGAATAACCAACGATTGCTGAGCTAAATTTAGGGTTTTTTAAAAACCCAAAGATGTTTGAACTGAAGAGTTTGATCATGGCTCAGATTGAACGCTGGCGGCAGGCCTAACACATGCAAGTCGAGCGGCAGCACGGGTACTTGTACCTGGTGGCGAGCGGCGGACGGGTGAGTAATACCTAGGAATCTGCCTGGTAGTGGGGGATAACGTTCGGAAACGGACGCTAATACCGCATACGTCCTACGGGAGAAAGCAGGGGACCTTCGGGCCTTGCGCTATCAGATGAGCCTAGGTCGGATTAGCTAGTTGGTGAGGTAATGGCTCACCAAGGCGACGATCCGTAACTGGTCTGAGAGGATGATCAGTCACACTGGAACTGAGACACGGTCCAGACTCCTACGGGAGGCAGCAGTGGGGAATATTGGACAATGGGCGAAAGCCTGATCCAGCCATGCCGCGTGTGTGAAGAAGGTCTTCGGATTGTAAAGCACTTTAAGTTGGGAGGAAGGGCAGTTACTTAATACGTGATTGTCTTGACGTTACCGACAGAATAAGCACCGGCTAACTCTGTGCCAGCAGCCGCGGTAATACAGAGGGTGCAAGCGTTAATCGGAATTACTGGGCGTAAAGCGCGCGTAGGTGGTTCGTTAAGTTGGATGTGAAATCCCCGGGCTCAACCTGGGAACTGCATTCAAAACTGACGGGCTAGAGTATGGTAGAGGGTGGTGGAATTTCCTGTGTAGCGGTGAAATGCGTAGATATAGGAAGGAACACCAGTGGCGAAGGCGACCACCTGGACTGATACTGACACTGAGGTGCGAAAGCGTGGGGAGCAAACAGGATTAGATACCCTGGTAGTCCACGCCGTAAACGATGTCAACTAGCCGTTGGGAGCCTTGAGCTCTTAGTGGCGCAGCTAACGCATTAAGTTGACCGCCTGGGGAGTACGGCCGCAAGGTTAAAACTCAAATGAATTGACGGGGGCCCGCACAAGCGGTGGAGCATGTGGTTTAATTCGAAGCAACGCGAAGAACCTTACCAGGCCTTGACATCCAATGAACCTGCCAGAGATGGCGGGGTGCCTTCGGGAGCATTGAGACAGGTGCTGCATGGCTGTCGTCAGCTCGTGTCGTGAGATGTTGGGTTAAGTCCCGTAACGAGCGCAACCCTTGTCCTTAGTTACCAGCACGTTAAGGTGGGCACTCTAAGGAGACTGCCGGTGACAAACCGGAGGAAGGTGGGGATGACGTCAAGTCATCATGGCCCTTACGGCCTGGGCTACACACGTGCTACAATGGTCGGTACAGAGGGTCGCCAAGCCGCGAGGTGGAGCTAATCCCAGAAAACCGATCGTAGTCCGGATCGCAGTCTGCAACTCGACTGCGTGAAGTCGGAATCGCTAGTAATCGCGAATCAGAATGTCGCGGTGAATACGTTCCCGGGCCTTGTACACACCGCCCGTCACACCATGGGAGTGGGTTGCACCAGAAGTAGCTAGTCTAACCCTCGGGAGGACGGTTACCACGGTGTGATTCATGACTGGGGTGAAGTCGTAACAAGGTAGCCGTAGGGGAACCTGCGGCTGGATCACCTCCTTAATCGAAGACTCAGCTTCTTCACAAGTTCCCACACGAATTGCTTGATTCACTGAAAAAGACGATTAGTCAGTCCGCACCCGAGATTGGGTCTGTAGCTCAGTTGGTTAGAGCGCACCCCTGATAAGGGTGAGGTCGGCAGTTCGAATCTGCCCAGACCCACCAATTTTGTGTGTTTGGTTGAGGTTGTGTAGCAAACGCCTGTAGCAATACGGGGCCATAGCTCAGCTGGGAGAGCGCCTGCCTTGCACGCAGGAGGTCAACGGTTCGATCCCGTTTGGCTCCACCACTTACGGCCGATGACGCAGCAAAGCCTAGAAATGAGCATTCCATCGCAGGGTGGTGAATGTTGATTTCTGATCTTT
This window contains:
- a CDS encoding peptidoglycan DD-metalloendopeptidase family protein, with product MINTTPKAPPLYPKSHLLAASGIAALLSLALLVFPSSDVEAKKTTRNHDLETSADQLTEQQDAQDPLQATPEPSASPFAQIENSANDPQENAEAAQTTRLSVAKNPGHKEVIVSKGDTLSTLFERVGLPAGAVHEVLASDKQAKQFSQLKRGQILQFELSPDGQLEQLHSKVSDLESISLAKTDKGYSFSREITKPTVRTAYAHGVINSSLSLSAQRAGLSHSMTMDMASVFGYDIDFAQDIRQGDEFDVIYEQKVVNGKTVGNGNIVSARFTNRGKSYTAIRYTNKQGNTNYYTAEGNSMRKAFIRTPVDFARISSLFSMGRKHPILNKIRAHQGVDYAAPRGTPIKATGDGKVLLAGRKGGYGNTVILQHGETYRTLYGHMQGFAKGIQAGANVKQGQIIGYIGTTGLSTGPHLHYEFQVNGVHVDPLGQKLPMADPIAKAEKQRFLQQSQPLMARMDQEKATMLASSKR
- the tyrS gene encoding tyrosine--tRNA ligase — encoded protein: MKSVEEQLALIKRGADELLVESELVEKLKRGQPLRIKAGFDPTAPDLHLGHTVLINKLRQFQELGHQVIFLIGDFTGMIGDPSGKSATRPPLTREQVLSNAETYKTQVFKILDPAKTEVAFNSTWMDQMSSADFIRLSSQYTVARMLERDDFHKRYSTNQPIAIHEFMYPLVQGYDSVALRADVELGGTDQKFNLLMGRELQRAYGQEAQCILTMPLLEGLDGVKKMSKSLGNYVGIQEAPGIMYSKLVSIPDALMWRYFELLSFLSMEEINGFKADVEAGSNPRDIKIKLAEEIVARFHGEEAAASAHRSAGNRMKDGELPNDLPAIGIAGSEDMPIAAVLNKAGLVKNSAVARDLLASGGVRIDGEVVDRGFVFKLGATHVCQAGKKSFGRITLNLE